From Ipomoea triloba cultivar NCNSP0323 chromosome 5, ASM357664v1, the proteins below share one genomic window:
- the LOC116021172 gene encoding probable pectinesterase 55, giving the protein MFNNLPLFLIFFFFFFGLVNGRWQYDEDAVVSVPTIHVDHSGLTTNFKTIQSAIDSIPSNNLRWIRISIKPGVYKEKVTIPGDKQYIYLKGEGTKRQRPIVVWDENQSLLASPTFSSNADNIKVENLHFVNSYNYPPKKSGGAPMKQAVAAMITGDKTAFYRCGFSGVQDTLLDAMGRHYFKHCTIEGAVDFIFGAGQSIYEECRIVVNAGSIGEGTIGYITAQGRSRAQDSNAFVFKNSEVVGNGRALLGRAWRSYARTIFYNSSLSNIVVPQGWDSWSNKDYEHQLTFAEVECYGPGSDTSKRVPWEARLSQEMVKYFTSMDFIDGDQWIRKQPY; this is encoded by the exons ATGTTCAACAACTTGCCATTgtttctcattttcttcttcttcttcttcggcttGGTTAATGGCAGATGGCAGTATGATGAAGATGCAGTTGTGTCTGTTCCAACCATCCATGTTGACCACTCAGGGTTGACCACCAACTTCAAAACCATCCAATCAGCCATTGATTCAATCCCATCCAACAATCTCCGTTGGATTCGCATTTCCATCAAGCCTGGTGtctacaa AGAAAAGGTAACAATTCCTGGCGACAAGCAATACATTTACCTCAAAGGAGAGGGTACAAAGAGGCAGCGCCCCATTGTTGTTTGGGATGAGAACCAGTCTCTCCTTGCAAGTCCAACTTTTTCATCCAATGCAGATAATATCAAAGTtgaaaatcttcattttgtg AATTCATATAACTATCCTCCAAAGAAGTCAGGCGGCGCTCCCATGAAACAGGCGGTGGCGGCTATGATTACCGGCGACAAAACAGCGTTTTACCGGTGTGGTTTCTCCGGCGTACAAGACACATTGTTGGATGCTATGGGCAGACATTATTTCAAGCATTGCACCATTGAAGGGGCTGTGGACTTCATCTTTGGCGCCGGTCAGTCTATTTATGAG GAGTGTAGAATAGTGGTGAATGCTGGATCAATAGGAGAAGGCACAATAGGGTACATAACAGCACAAGGAAGGTCAAGAGCACAAGACAGCAATGCATTTGTATTCAAGAATAGCGAAGTGGTTGGAAATGGCAGGGCACTGTTGGGAAGGGCATGGAGGAGCTATGCAAGGACCATTTTTTATAATTCCTCCCTCTCCAACATCGTTGTTCCTCAAGGTTGGGATTCTTGGTCCAACAAAGATTACGA GCACCAGCTAACATTTGCTGAGGTGGAGTGCTATGGACCTGGGTCTGACACCTCAAAGAGAGTTCCATGGGAAGCAAGGTTGAGTCAAGAAATGGTGAAGTACTTCACCAGCATGGACTTCATTGACGGTGATCAATGGATTAGAAAACAACCTTACTAA